One window from the genome of Thermoleophilaceae bacterium encodes:
- a CDS encoding BTAD domain-containing putative transcriptional regulator, protein MPIGLDPSAAGARPARIARDPLAGRLREAIDAGHLLLVAPAGYGKTTALEEAIAAPGAPALARIRCRGHGSAGQLLLALADALRGACPGLVDVVGERIAAGLEPLDPRSALHEVAAELERLLVDPLLVVFDDAERLAARPDALELIQRLLDSDAAPLRVAVCTRQPLPLRTARLEVAGRLTQAGVAELAFSPDECAAVLRLARGRDPGAGEVEEVLQRTEGWPLGVSLAAVGSAGARRGALSAFLDEEVLDRLEPAFSSALLVTSLPEQIDEGLATALGAPAGFLDELRVRGLFVQERDGGATLAYHPLVRDFLLERLHRERSDADLCELHLQTGRALASGGRTVEAIDHLLAAGEWQEATTAIAGHGPLLARTEPETVGRWLGRLPEEVGRQAEPALLAGRLAAGSGRLREAREPLAAAVDAFAARGDVQGEWLARVALADALFLLQDFEPVVELASGFGESPAFGAPMVAVAAAAALARCCRFDESAEMYRRATEHPAGVGWQALEPGFSGFYIDLPAGRLDRALAGVRDGVERLQQGDDPFERLPYMLGFLALIHEARGEDEAALGAARQATALTERRLVGGYIGDVARLFTAGMHARAGRVAEAELELEQVRIVPEGWFASDPHVTRATVAVQRGEHVVACDAAEAALAEELVSSWFERERTTALAVPVLVAAGRPERAREALETALAACPPACSSSRLLGLRAWVRRLGGHEPAALDDLVQAWEESGAECVHLVRRDWERIESLLRQGAEQGALDAAELVTAVAAARPGGDALLPLADSPQPAVRRAVAAPLAASGHPASAGALHGLAHDAHAGVATVARGCAERLSVMPPPLVISLLGGFDVRRGTWRVPPDAWGRRIAERLVRHLLLHRASGVHEELLFEAFWPGKPPSAARRSLQVAVSCARSVLDPAASETSAVEVGDRVYRLVLREGDSVDADEFAVAARAALEHRGDGRRDLLLAAQGLWGGEPLPEDRYEDWAVAWRESMLDLYGELLSALVDAHEQAGDTSSALDAARGLVGVEPLSEGAHRRLMAAYARAGRRGHALRQFLACRRALVDELGVEPGEETTRLHRAVLAGDPV, encoded by the coding sequence GTGCCAATCGGACTCGACCCCTCCGCCGCCGGCGCCCGGCCGGCACGCATCGCGCGAGACCCGCTTGCCGGGCGGCTGCGGGAAGCGATCGACGCGGGACACCTCCTGCTGGTTGCACCGGCCGGCTATGGCAAGACCACGGCACTCGAGGAGGCCATCGCCGCGCCGGGCGCCCCGGCTCTCGCGCGCATCCGGTGCCGCGGCCACGGCTCCGCCGGGCAGCTGCTCCTGGCCCTCGCCGACGCCCTGCGGGGCGCGTGCCCGGGACTGGTCGACGTGGTGGGAGAGCGGATTGCCGCCGGCCTCGAGCCGCTCGATCCCAGGTCGGCGCTGCACGAGGTGGCGGCCGAGTTGGAGCGCCTGCTGGTCGACCCGCTGCTGGTGGTCTTCGACGACGCCGAGCGGCTTGCTGCGCGTCCGGACGCCCTGGAGCTGATCCAGCGCCTGCTCGACAGCGATGCCGCGCCGCTGCGCGTGGCCGTGTGCACGCGACAGCCGTTGCCGCTGCGGACGGCCAGGCTGGAGGTCGCCGGGCGGCTGACGCAGGCCGGGGTGGCCGAGCTCGCCTTCTCGCCCGACGAGTGCGCGGCCGTCCTGCGGCTCGCGCGCGGGCGAGATCCGGGCGCCGGCGAAGTCGAGGAGGTCTTGCAGCGGACCGAGGGCTGGCCACTGGGCGTGTCCCTGGCGGCGGTCGGCAGTGCCGGGGCGCGCCGCGGCGCGCTGTCGGCGTTCCTGGACGAGGAGGTGCTGGACCGGCTGGAGCCTGCGTTTAGCTCCGCGCTGCTCGTGACGAGCCTGCCCGAGCAGATCGACGAGGGCCTCGCGACCGCCCTGGGCGCGCCTGCCGGCTTTCTGGACGAGCTGCGGGTAAGAGGCCTGTTCGTGCAGGAGCGCGACGGCGGCGCGACGCTGGCGTATCACCCGCTGGTACGCGACTTCCTGCTCGAACGCCTTCACCGTGAGCGAAGCGACGCCGATCTGTGCGAGCTACACCTGCAAACGGGGCGCGCCCTGGCCTCGGGTGGACGCACGGTGGAGGCGATCGACCACCTCCTGGCCGCGGGGGAGTGGCAGGAGGCGACCACCGCCATCGCCGGTCATGGGCCTCTGCTTGCCCGCACCGAGCCCGAGACGGTGGGTCGCTGGCTCGGCCGGCTCCCGGAGGAGGTCGGGCGCCAAGCCGAGCCCGCCCTGCTGGCCGGGCGCCTGGCGGCAGGCTCGGGCCGGCTTCGCGAGGCACGGGAGCCGCTGGCCGCCGCCGTTGACGCATTCGCCGCGCGCGGGGACGTCCAGGGCGAGTGGCTCGCCCGGGTGGCGCTCGCCGATGCGCTGTTCCTGCTCCAGGACTTCGAGCCCGTGGTGGAGCTGGCGTCGGGGTTCGGCGAGTCACCGGCGTTCGGCGCGCCGATGGTCGCAGTCGCGGCGGCGGCCGCGCTGGCGCGCTGCTGCCGCTTCGACGAGAGCGCCGAAATGTATCGCCGGGCGACCGAGCATCCGGCGGGTGTCGGCTGGCAGGCGCTCGAACCCGGTTTCAGCGGCTTCTACATCGATTTGCCCGCCGGGCGGCTCGACCGCGCCCTCGCCGGCGTACGCGACGGGGTCGAACGTCTGCAGCAGGGAGACGACCCGTTCGAGCGGCTGCCCTACATGCTGGGCTTCCTCGCCCTGATCCACGAGGCGCGCGGGGAGGACGAGGCGGCACTCGGGGCCGCCCGGCAGGCCACCGCGCTCACCGAGCGCCGGCTCGTGGGCGGCTACATCGGCGACGTGGCCCGGCTCTTCACGGCGGGCATGCATGCGCGAGCCGGGCGGGTGGCCGAGGCCGAGCTGGAGCTCGAGCAGGTCCGCATCGTCCCCGAAGGGTGGTTCGCGTCGGACCCGCACGTGACGCGGGCCACGGTCGCCGTGCAGCGTGGCGAGCACGTGGTCGCCTGCGACGCGGCGGAGGCGGCGCTCGCCGAGGAGCTCGTGAGCTCGTGGTTCGAGCGCGAGCGCACCACCGCGCTCGCCGTGCCGGTGCTGGTGGCTGCAGGCCGGCCGGAGCGCGCCCGCGAGGCGCTCGAGACGGCCTTGGCCGCCTGTCCGCCGGCCTGCTCGAGCTCGCGGCTGCTGGGGCTGCGCGCCTGGGTGCGCCGGCTCGGCGGCCACGAGCCGGCGGCGCTTGACGACCTCGTGCAGGCGTGGGAGGAGTCCGGAGCCGAGTGCGTACATCTCGTGCGCCGGGACTGGGAGCGCATCGAGTCGCTGCTCCGCCAAGGCGCGGAGCAGGGAGCGCTGGACGCCGCGGAGCTGGTGACCGCCGTCGCCGCCGCCCGCCCGGGCGGGGACGCGCTGCTCCCCTTGGCAGACAGCCCGCAACCCGCCGTCCGGCGGGCCGTGGCGGCGCCCCTCGCGGCCTCTGGCCATCCGGCGAGCGCAGGGGCCCTGCACGGGCTGGCACACGATGCCCATGCGGGCGTGGCGACAGTGGCACGCGGATGCGCCGAGCGTCTCAGCGTGATGCCGCCGCCTCTCGTGATCTCGCTCCTCGGCGGCTTCGACGTCCGGCGCGGAACGTGGCGCGTGCCGCCCGATGCATGGGGCCGCAGGATCGCGGAGCGCCTAGTGCGCCATCTTCTCCTCCATCGCGCGTCCGGCGTGCACGAGGAGCTGCTCTTCGAGGCCTTCTGGCCGGGAAAGCCGCCGTCCGCCGCGCGCCGAAGCCTGCAGGTGGCGGTGTCTTGTGCGCGTTCGGTGCTCGATCCCGCGGCTTCGGAGACAAGCGCGGTCGAGGTGGGAGACCGCGTCTACCGGCTGGTGCTGCGGGAGGGTGACAGCGTCGACGCCGACGAGTTCGCGGTGGCCGCCCGCGCAGCACTCGAGCACCGCGGTGATGGCCGCCGGGACCTGCTGCTGGCCGCGCAGGGGCTGTGGGGCGGCGAGCCGCTTCCCGAGGACCGCTATGAGGACTGGGCCGTGGCCTGGCGTGAGTCGATGCTCGATCTCTACGGAGAGCTTCTCTCGGCGCTGGTGGACGCCCACGAGCAGGCGGGTGACACCTCGAGCGCTCTCGACGCGGCGCGAGGCCTTGTGGGCGTTGAGCCCCTGTCGGAGGGAGCGCACCGGCGCCTGATGGCCGCGTATGCGCGTGCCGGCCGGCGTGGCCATGCCCTGCGCCAGTTCCTCGCCTGCAGGCGCGCGCTCGTGGACGAGCTTGGCGTGGAGCCCGGCGAGGAGACCACGCGGTTGCACCGGGCAGTGCTCGCCGGCGACCCCGTGTGA
- a CDS encoding collagen-like protein: MSRDSLEQRVLALENELAGRRRGGRALQSLAAALVLTALTVPLALAGEAPRKGSAAAAGNERGEAVQIGLRNRSERETGLIASGDGYSLRLSNVNRGEGGGAIFGCRAAASAAESCVNADNLADGQAFFFRSREGSSAGRFQVDGPNAVPFTTNAGGLVANLNADKVDGLDAAQLRGLQGPAGPAGPQGEAGAPGPAGAQGAPGEPATRLLAAVESACTGLDRSVGALSVNPVTGSQCRIRFDRDISRCYAFVANRNFNLQTTILTASIGGPDPANGDGDVAGGPGQDEVAVLTTDSTDGLAGGTPRLAVTVLC, translated from the coding sequence ATGAGCCGCGACTCACTCGAACAGCGCGTGCTCGCGCTGGAGAACGAGCTGGCGGGCCGCCGGCGTGGCGGCCGGGCGCTCCAGTCGCTGGCGGCGGCGTTGGTCCTCACGGCGTTGACCGTGCCGCTCGCGCTGGCGGGCGAGGCGCCCCGCAAGGGCAGTGCCGCCGCCGCGGGCAACGAGCGCGGCGAGGCCGTGCAGATCGGCCTGCGCAACCGCTCCGAGCGGGAGACCGGGCTGATCGCGAGTGGCGACGGCTACAGCTTGCGGCTCTCTAACGTGAATCGCGGAGAGGGCGGCGGGGCGATCTTCGGGTGCCGTGCCGCGGCGAGCGCGGCGGAGTCCTGTGTGAACGCGGACAACCTCGCCGACGGGCAGGCGTTCTTCTTCCGCTCGCGCGAGGGCTCGTCGGCTGGGCGGTTCCAGGTGGACGGCCCGAATGCGGTGCCGTTCACGACCAACGCCGGCGGCCTCGTCGCGAACCTGAACGCCGACAAGGTGGACGGGCTCGACGCGGCACAGCTGCGCGGCCTGCAGGGGCCGGCAGGGCCGGCGGGCCCGCAGGGCGAGGCCGGCGCTCCAGGCCCGGCCGGTGCACAGGGCGCTCCCGGCGAGCCTGCCACCAGGCTCCTTGCCGCGGTCGAGTCGGCATGCACGGGCCTCGACCGGTCGGTGGGGGCGCTGTCGGTGAATCCGGTCACCGGCTCGCAGTGCCGGATCCGCTTCGACCGTGACATCAGCCGTTGCTACGCCTTCGTGGCCAACCGCAACTTCAACCTCCAGACCACCATCCTCACCGCATCCATCGGCGGCCCCGACCCGGCCAACGGCGACGGGGACGTGGCCGGGGGCCCCGGCCAGGACGAAGTCGCCGTCTTGACGACCGACTCCACCGACGGCCTGGCAGGGGGCACGCCGCGGCTGGCCGTGACGGTGCTGTGCTGA
- a CDS encoding CoA-binding protein has protein sequence MAVLLSEDTTFIVQGITGREAVNLTRECLDYGAKIVGGVTPGRKGREVHGVPVFDTIAQVIEHNGGAVPDGSVVTVPPAFTKDAVMEALESGIKLIVIVTERIPRRDVAQMVERAGELDARIIGPNCLGLIVPGVAKMGGIGGPAKDAEKAYQPGRVGVMSRSGGMTTEISSTLTAAGLGVSTAISIGGDAIIGSAYAELMPLFEADGQTEAIVIYTEPGGRMEAQLAEWVKENDSRLPIVAFMAGRFMDEEEMKGMSFGHAGTIVEGKEDTAAQKIERLSAAGIQVVERIDEIPDAVKSKLGKVAA, from the coding sequence ATGGCTGTCCTGCTGAGTGAGGACACGACGTTCATCGTCCAGGGCATCACCGGCCGCGAGGCGGTGAACCTCACGCGCGAGTGCCTCGACTACGGCGCCAAGATCGTGGGCGGCGTCACCCCCGGCCGCAAGGGCCGCGAGGTGCACGGCGTGCCGGTGTTCGACACCATCGCCCAGGTCATCGAGCACAACGGCGGCGCCGTGCCCGACGGCTCGGTGGTCACCGTGCCGCCGGCGTTCACCAAGGACGCCGTCATGGAGGCTCTGGAGTCCGGCATCAAGCTCATCGTGATCGTCACCGAGCGCATCCCACGCCGTGACGTGGCCCAGATGGTGGAGCGCGCCGGCGAGCTGGACGCGCGCATCATCGGCCCCAACTGCCTCGGCCTGATCGTGCCCGGCGTGGCCAAGATGGGCGGCATCGGGGGCCCGGCCAAGGACGCCGAGAAGGCCTACCAGCCCGGCCGCGTGGGGGTCATGTCGCGCAGCGGCGGCATGACCACGGAGATCTCCTCCACCCTCACCGCCGCGGGCCTGGGCGTGTCCACCGCCATCTCGATCGGCGGCGACGCCATCATCGGGTCCGCCTACGCGGAGCTCATGCCGCTGTTCGAGGCCGACGGGCAGACCGAGGCCATCGTCATCTACACCGAGCCCGGCGGCCGCATGGAGGCGCAGCTGGCGGAGTGGGTGAAGGAGAACGACTCGCGCCTGCCGATCGTGGCCTTCATGGCCGGCCGCTTCATGGACGAGGAGGAGATGAAGGGCATGTCCTTCGGCCACGCCGGCACGATCGTCGAGGGCAAGGAGGACACCGCCGCCCAGAAGATCGAGCGCCTGTCGGCCGCGGGCATCCAGGTGGTCGAGCGGATCGACGAGATCCCCGACGCGGTGAAGTCGAAGCTCGGAAAGGTGGCTGCGTAG
- a CDS encoding ATP-grasp domain-containing protein: protein MRFYEYESRQIVERAGIPVTKYGFATDAETAKSIAADIGGDTVIKSQVLTGGRMKAGGVKFASTPEEAEGHAREILQLEINGHMPRGVLVDPKASVKQEYYAGVVWDGTRKQPMMLFSDMGGIDIEEVAEKHPGHVGRGHFSNLRPFSDFQAKQVIASVGITGSALNRLTPILAKLARLFQENDMTLAEINPLAELEDGTFVALDAHMEMEEEATGRQKPLLKELGIGDEDVREAYEPSDFERNVAAIDAADHRGVIQGKDAGFHGDLGLVIGAGGGSLTLTDAVRSQGGKPANYSEIGGNPSVAKACGLAKEVLQKDGVEKIAVMMSIVSNTRVDIVARGVIKACVELGKDPAQTIAIFRIPGAWEEEGFKILDKYGVEYCDRSVSMHEAARRAVEKIQGVAA, encoded by the coding sequence ATGCGCTTCTACGAGTACGAGTCACGGCAGATCGTCGAGCGGGCCGGGATCCCGGTGACCAAGTACGGCTTCGCCACCGACGCCGAGACGGCCAAGTCGATCGCGGCGGACATCGGCGGCGACACCGTCATCAAGTCCCAGGTGCTCACCGGAGGCCGCATGAAGGCGGGCGGCGTCAAGTTCGCCTCCACCCCCGAAGAGGCCGAGGGCCATGCGCGCGAGATCCTCCAGCTCGAGATCAACGGCCACATGCCGCGCGGCGTGCTGGTGGACCCCAAGGCGTCCGTCAAGCAGGAGTACTACGCCGGCGTGGTCTGGGACGGCACTCGCAAGCAGCCGATGATGCTGTTCTCCGACATGGGCGGCATCGACATCGAGGAGGTGGCCGAGAAGCACCCCGGCCACGTGGGCCGCGGCCACTTCTCCAACCTGCGGCCGTTCTCGGACTTCCAGGCCAAGCAGGTCATCGCGTCAGTGGGCATCACCGGCAGCGCGCTCAACCGCCTCACCCCCATCCTCGCCAAGCTCGCCCGCCTGTTCCAGGAGAACGACATGACCCTGGCGGAGATCAACCCGCTGGCCGAGCTCGAGGACGGCACGTTCGTGGCGCTGGACGCCCACATGGAGATGGAGGAGGAGGCCACCGGCCGCCAGAAGCCGCTGCTGAAGGAGCTCGGCATCGGCGACGAGGACGTGCGCGAGGCGTACGAGCCCAGCGACTTCGAGCGCAACGTGGCCGCCATCGACGCCGCCGACCACCGCGGCGTGATCCAGGGCAAGGACGCCGGCTTCCACGGCGACCTCGGCCTGGTGATCGGCGCCGGCGGCGGCTCGCTCACCCTCACCGACGCCGTGCGCTCGCAGGGCGGCAAGCCCGCCAACTACTCCGAGATCGGCGGCAACCCCTCGGTGGCCAAGGCCTGCGGGCTGGCCAAGGAGGTGCTCCAGAAGGACGGCGTGGAGAAGATCGCGGTGATGATGTCCATCGTCTCCAACACCCGCGTGGACATCGTGGCCCGCGGCGTGATCAAGGCCTGTGTCGAGCTGGGCAAGGACCCGGCCCAGACCATCGCCATCTTCCGCATCCCGGGGGCCTGGGAGGAGGAGGGCTTCAAGATCCTCGACAAGTACGGCGTGGAGTACTGCGACCGGTCGGTGTCGATGCACGAGGCTGCCCGGCGAGCCGTCGAGAAGATCCAGGGGGTGGCGGCCTGA